A single window of Nostoc sp. C052 DNA harbors:
- a CDS encoding GMC oxidoreductase yields MTNITEHYDIIIIGTGAGGGTLAHRLAPTGKKILVLERGDFLPREKANWNPEEVYQKHRYHTNEQWYNKEGKAFNPQTGYWVGGNTKLYGAALIRFRERDFERVIHKGGISPEWPLKYQDLEPYYTQAEKLYDVHGQQGEDPTEPPRSEPYPYPPVSHEPDMQSLADGIRELGYYPFHLPLGLKLNESDRLNSPCIRCDTFDGYPCLVQAKADAEVNAIRPTHEKYTNVTLLTNAKVLRLHTSESGREVTKVETEIRGEQHWFTSNIVVVACGSVNSAALLLRSTNDKHSNGLANSSDQVGRNFMKQLETAIVSIHLEVNHANFQKTIAVNDFYWGEPDFPYPMGMVQNTGNVLADMIPAEAPPLMAPFVKLIPHFERHLLAERSVGWWLQTEDLPDPNNRIRVVGDKIHVDYTLNNTEASDRLIHRWTSVLKSIPHSAKSVLPFSLYPRTQLPEQAVAHQCGSCRFGTDPKTSVLDINCRTHDVDNLYVVDSSFFPSNSGANPTLTIMANALRVGAHLAERLK; encoded by the coding sequence ATGACGAACATCACAGAACACTACGACATCATCATTATCGGTACAGGAGCCGGTGGAGGTACATTAGCTCACCGCCTTGCACCCACAGGTAAAAAAATTCTCGTACTGGAAAGAGGCGACTTTTTACCGAGAGAGAAAGCTAACTGGAATCCAGAGGAAGTCTATCAAAAACATCGTTACCATACTAATGAGCAATGGTATAACAAGGAAGGCAAAGCCTTTAATCCTCAGACAGGCTACTGGGTTGGTGGCAATACCAAACTCTACGGTGCAGCCCTAATTCGATTCCGAGAGCGAGATTTTGAAAGGGTAATTCATAAAGGAGGAATTTCTCCAGAATGGCCTTTGAAGTATCAAGACCTTGAGCCATACTACACACAAGCAGAAAAGCTATATGACGTGCATGGTCAGCAAGGAGAAGACCCCACCGAACCACCTCGCAGCGAACCATATCCCTATCCGCCAGTCAGCCATGAGCCAGATATGCAGTCTCTTGCTGATGGCATTCGGGAACTGGGTTACTACCCATTTCACCTACCACTAGGATTAAAGCTGAATGAAAGCGATCGCCTAAATAGCCCCTGCATTCGCTGCGATACTTTTGATGGATACCCCTGTCTGGTACAGGCAAAAGCCGATGCTGAAGTCAACGCCATTCGTCCGACTCATGAAAAGTATACCAATGTTACTCTTTTAACTAATGCCAAAGTCTTGCGGCTGCATACCAGTGAGTCGGGGCGAGAAGTAACGAAGGTAGAAACTGAAATTAGAGGAGAGCAACATTGGTTCACAAGCAATATTGTGGTTGTTGCCTGTGGTTCTGTCAACTCAGCCGCTTTGCTATTGCGCTCTACTAATGACAAACATTCCAACGGATTAGCCAATAGTTCCGATCAGGTGGGCCGGAATTTCATGAAACAACTGGAAACAGCCATAGTTTCCATACATCTAGAGGTGAATCACGCCAACTTTCAAAAAACCATCGCCGTCAATGATTTTTACTGGGGAGAGCCGGATTTCCCTTATCCGATGGGCATGGTACAGAATACAGGTAATGTCCTAGCTGATATGATTCCCGCAGAAGCGCCCCCACTGATGGCTCCATTTGTGAAGCTGATTCCTCATTTTGAGCGCCATTTGCTGGCCGAGCGATCGGTTGGCTGGTGGTTGCAGACAGAAGATTTACCAGATCCAAATAATCGGATTCGGGTGGTGGGCGACAAGATTCATGTTGACTATACATTGAATAATACCGAAGCAAGCGATCGCTTAATTCACCGATGGACATCTGTACTCAAGTCAATCCCGCACTCTGCTAAAAGCGTCCTACCATTTAGCCTTTATCCACGCACTCAGCTACCTGAACAAGCAGTTGCTCATCAATGTGGTAGTTGTCGATTTGGCACAGATCCCAAAACCTCAGTTCTTGACATCAATTGCCGTACTCATGATGTCGATAATCTCTATGTGGTAGATAGTAGTTTCTTTCCGTCAAATTCCGGTGCTAACCCAACACTCACAATTATGGCAAATGCTTTGCGCGTAGGCGCTCATCTAGCTGAACGTTTGAAGTAG
- a CDS encoding SDR family NAD(P)-dependent oxidoreductase, with the protein MDLGIKGKIAVITGGDSGIGKATAKLLAHEGVKVTILDKTSENLELAAQELRKFGEIFTVQADLTKPEEVEFAKEQILKRFGTVDILVHAAGITGATGDFLELSDEEWYKTIEVDLMAVVRTCRAFIGAMRKSGWGRVVLISSEDALQPYPEEIPYSACKAAVLNLAKNLSKAYAKDGVLVNAVSPAYIATPMTDAMMEKRSKELGVSFDEAIDSFLDEDRPHIELKRRGKPEEVAAVIAFLCSEQSSFVVGSNYRVDGGSVATL; encoded by the coding sequence ATGGATCTTGGTATTAAAGGGAAAATCGCTGTAATTACTGGAGGTGATTCCGGCATTGGTAAAGCGACAGCGAAGCTACTCGCCCATGAAGGTGTAAAGGTTACTATTCTCGATAAAACTTCCGAAAATCTTGAACTTGCGGCCCAAGAGTTAAGAAAGTTTGGAGAAATATTTACAGTTCAAGCGGATCTCACTAAACCTGAAGAAGTCGAATTTGCTAAAGAGCAAATTCTGAAGCGCTTCGGAACCGTTGACATTCTTGTTCATGCAGCAGGAATTACAGGTGCTACGGGAGATTTCCTCGAACTGAGTGATGAGGAGTGGTACAAAACAATTGAGGTTGACTTGATGGCGGTGGTACGCACCTGTCGCGCTTTTATTGGGGCGATGCGTAAAAGTGGTTGGGGCAGAGTTGTTCTCATCAGTTCGGAAGATGCACTACAGCCTTACCCAGAAGAAATACCTTACTCTGCTTGCAAAGCAGCAGTGCTGAATCTTGCAAAAAATTTATCTAAAGCTTATGCAAAAGATGGCGTGCTGGTAAATGCAGTTTCTCCCGCCTATATCGCCACACCAATGACTGACGCAATGATGGAAAAGCGATCAAAAGAGCTAGGTGTTAGCTTTGATGAGGCAATTGACAGTTTCCTTGATGAAGATCGCCCTCACATTGAACTTAAACGACGTGGCAAACCCGAAGAAGTCGCAGCTGTAATTGCCTTTCTTTGTTCTGAGCAATCAAGCTTTGTAGTTGGTTCCAACTATCGAGTAGATGGTGGCTCAGTTGCAACTTTGTAA
- a CDS encoding SMP-30/gluconolactonase/LRE family protein produces the protein MAEAIEIDDERLLAIVCPGASLQQLANGAVHSEGPVYFHEDDSVVWSDAHGNCLLRWSSTDGVSVLRSPSDYQSGNYRDLEGRLVACSSGLRAIIRREHDGEWKVLVGCYQGKRLNSPNDLVVKSDGTIWFTDPPYGITEPNQGYGGEQEQPGSYVYRFDPVTGEIYPVVTDMVRPNGLAFSPDESLLYVSDTAAFNIPGGPHHIRVYEVVDVGVARRRHRYLKNGRVFAVIDPGQPDGLRVDENGNVFTSSEDSVQIYAPDGTRLGKIFVPETSANLTFGGKESDRLFITAGHSLYVIDLNYELRTTLA, from the coding sequence ATGGCTGAAGCCATTGAGATTGATGACGAGCGCCTCCTTGCTATTGTATGCCCCGGTGCTTCACTCCAGCAGCTAGCCAATGGTGCCGTTCATAGCGAGGGGCCTGTTTACTTCCACGAAGATGATAGCGTGGTGTGGAGTGATGCTCACGGCAACTGCCTGTTACGCTGGAGTTCTACCGATGGTGTAAGTGTCTTGCGATCGCCATCTGATTATCAAAGCGGCAATTACCGCGATTTAGAAGGTCGTCTAGTTGCGTGTTCCTCCGGTCTGCGTGCTATTATCCGACGCGAACATGATGGTGAATGGAAGGTTTTAGTCGGTTGCTACCAAGGTAAACGCCTGAATAGTCCAAATGATTTGGTAGTCAAAAGTGACGGCACAATTTGGTTCACCGATCCGCCTTATGGGATTACCGAACCAAACCAAGGTTACGGGGGCGAACAAGAACAACCCGGAAGTTACGTCTATCGCTTTGACCCGGTAACTGGTGAGATTTATCCTGTAGTAACAGACATGGTGCGCCCGAATGGGTTGGCTTTCAGTCCAGACGAAAGCCTTTTATATGTTTCAGATACAGCTGCCTTTAATATTCCTGGGGGCCCTCATCATATTCGCGTCTATGAGGTTGTAGACGTAGGCGTAGCCCGTCGTAGACATCGCTATCTAAAAAATGGCCGCGTGTTTGCAGTCATCGATCCAGGACAACCCGATGGACTGCGGGTTGACGAAAATGGTAATGTTTTTACGAGTTCTGAAGATAGCGTGCAGATATATGCCCCCGACGGAACTCGCTTAGGAAAGATTTTTGTACCGGAGACATCTGCTAATCTGACTTTCGGCGGTAAGGAAAGTGATCGCCTATTCATCACAGCCGGTCATTCTTTATATGTTATCGACCTTAATTACGAATTACGAACTACGTTAGCGTAG
- a CDS encoding DoxX family protein: protein MIYQFGLGVALAFFLAAFNFPQLSPQLLSSLSPVYADGFPGLVLLFLRVSLGWLFILHGYPKITHLQEWAESLKTPVFLCFLSAASMLGGGIFLIIGFLTLLATLPILCSMIFAIYLHISGSKPFIAQDPYLIPEEQYQGALGQGEPPSWEKAFMYCVMLIAIAVLGPGSYSLDALIFGR from the coding sequence ATGATTTATCAATTTGGGCTGGGTGTAGCGCTCGCTTTTTTCCTCGCTGCATTTAATTTCCCACAGCTAAGTCCACAGTTGTTAAGTTCGCTTTCTCCTGTGTATGCTGACGGATTTCCTGGATTAGTGCTTTTATTTCTCAGAGTTAGCCTTGGCTGGTTGTTTATACTACACGGTTATCCCAAAATAACCCATCTTCAAGAATGGGCTGAGTCTCTAAAAACGCCTGTCTTTCTGTGCTTTTTATCAGCTGCATCAATGTTAGGCGGCGGAATTTTTCTGATTATTGGATTCCTGACACTCTTAGCAACTTTGCCCATTCTCTGCTCAATGATTTTTGCGATATATTTGCACATCTCTGGAAGTAAGCCTTTTATAGCTCAAGATCCATACTTAATTCCTGAAGAACAGTATCAGGGTGCTTTAGGACAAGGCGAACCGCCGAGTTGGGAAAAGGCTTTTATGTATTGCGTTATGTTGATTGCGATCGCGGTTTTAGGCCCTGGTTCATATTCGCTAGATGCTTTAATTTTTGGACGTTGA
- a CDS encoding VOC family protein, giving the protein MSCQTDIQVQRVRAIGLTVTNCDSSLDFYIQALFFELVSDITVEGQDYSDLEGVAGAKIRIVTLRLGDEFIELMEYLNIQGKPIPSDSQSNDLWFQHFAIVVSDMDRAYAHLRSFPIEPISIAPQTILPGNETSGGVRAFKFKDPDGHDLELIWFPPDKGQDKWHQKNHRLFLGIDHSAMSTTDYAYAISNTEQSLHFYRDLLGMQIDSRSLNWRATQSRLDHLPGAEVKITALRPVEDGVGIELLDYIVPGKGRPMPSDWKSCDIAHIQIELVVNNLEQLVDKLRRNGVQFVSSRIVQFSDRSFPYRQGCLVKDPDGHAILLIAE; this is encoded by the coding sequence ATGTCTTGTCAAACCGATATACAGGTGCAAAGAGTTAGGGCTATTGGATTAACAGTGACAAACTGCGATAGCTCCTTAGATTTCTACATACAAGCACTTTTCTTTGAACTAGTTTCTGATATCACTGTTGAAGGACAGGATTACAGCGACTTAGAAGGCGTAGCTGGAGCAAAAATTCGCATTGTTACTTTGCGACTTGGAGATGAATTTATTGAGTTGATGGAGTATCTAAACATTCAGGGTAAACCCATTCCTAGCGATTCACAAAGTAATGACCTGTGGTTTCAACATTTCGCAATTGTAGTCAGTGATATGGATCGCGCTTATGCTCACTTGCGTTCATTTCCTATTGAACCAATTTCCATTGCTCCCCAGACAATACTACCTGGTAATGAAACATCTGGTGGTGTCCGCGCCTTCAAATTTAAAGACCCTGATGGTCATGATTTAGAGTTAATTTGGTTTCCGCCTGATAAAGGACAAGATAAATGGCATCAGAAAAACCATCGCTTGTTTTTGGGAATTGATCATAGTGCGATGTCTACGACGGACTACGCCTACGCTATTTCTAATACCGAGCAGAGTCTACACTTTTACCGCGACCTCTTGGGAATGCAAATTGATAGCCGCAGTCTTAACTGGCGTGCAACCCAATCTCGCTTGGATCATTTACCAGGAGCCGAAGTCAAAATTACAGCACTGCGACCTGTTGAAGATGGTGTGGGAATTGAACTGTTAGACTATATTGTGCCTGGAAAAGGCCGCCCAATGCCGAGTGACTGGAAAAGTTGCGATATTGCACATATCCAAATTGAGCTAGTTGTAAATAATCTTGAGCAGTTAGTGGATAAGCTACGGCGTAACGGAGTTCAGTTTGTATCGTCGCGGATTGTACAGTTTAGTGATCGCTCATTTCCTTACAGACAGGGTTGTTTAGTTAAAGATCCTGATGGACACGCAATATTGCTAATAGCAGAATAA
- a CDS encoding SDR family oxidoreductase has protein sequence MSYFPYMLKGQKALVTGGSSGIGEAIARYLAASGAAVAINYHSEADEAQKIVDDIKAANREAFAIQANVSKEDEVKAMFSQTLKQFGTIDILVSNAGIQKDSAFIDMTLDQWNAVIGINLTGQFLCAREAAKEFLRRGVKPDISSAAGKIICISSVHEVIPWAGHVNYATSKGGINMMMKSIAQELAPHKIRINSIAPGAIKTPINKSAWDTPEAETKLLKLIPAKRVGDVEDIAKAAVWLASDDSDYVNGTTLFVDGGMTLYPGFTENG, from the coding sequence ATGAGTTATTTCCCTTATATGCTTAAAGGTCAAAAAGCACTTGTGACAGGTGGTAGTTCTGGGATTGGTGAAGCGATCGCTCGCTATTTGGCTGCATCAGGTGCAGCAGTAGCGATCAATTACCATTCCGAAGCTGATGAAGCCCAAAAAATTGTTGATGATATCAAGGCTGCTAATAGAGAAGCATTCGCTATTCAAGCCAATGTCAGCAAAGAAGACGAAGTAAAGGCAATGTTCAGCCAGACGCTTAAACAATTTGGCACTATTGATATTTTAGTAAGTAATGCGGGCATTCAAAAAGACTCAGCATTTATAGATATGACCCTCGATCAATGGAATGCAGTGATTGGGATAAATCTAACGGGGCAATTCTTATGTGCTAGGGAAGCGGCAAAGGAATTCTTACGTCGAGGTGTGAAGCCTGACATTTCATCTGCCGCAGGTAAGATTATTTGTATAAGTTCTGTGCATGAGGTAATTCCTTGGGCAGGTCACGTTAATTATGCTACTAGCAAGGGCGGCATTAATATGATGATGAAAAGTATTGCCCAAGAACTTGCTCCTCACAAAATTCGTATTAATAGTATTGCTCCTGGTGCTATTAAAACTCCAATTAACAAATCAGCTTGGGATACTCCAGAAGCAGAAACAAAGTTACTAAAACTAATTCCAGCAAAACGTGTGGGAGATGTAGAAGATATCGCTAAAGCAGCAGTTTGGTTGGCTTCTGATGACTCTGATTATGTCAACGGCACAACACTGTTTGTAGATGGTGGTATGACTTTGTATCCAGGATTTACAGAGAATGGTTAA